The Desulfotomaculum sp. genome contains a region encoding:
- a CDS encoding riboflavin biosynthesis protein RibF, with product MEIYQSWQGFKGKQASIAVGLGNFDGVHLGHQKLLGALVNTALRLEEKSAVFTFHPHPEMVLNSKNAPPLLLTQEVKEKLISKMGVDLLFRIPFTLEFSRMEPEVFIEKVLYEGLNVRDVFIGYNYTFGYKGRGTAALLEEYSGRCDYRLHVLPPVIVDNQAVSSTLIRNLLKEGEVAEAARFLGYPPFFEGVVVVGDRRGAALGISTINLEYSMDFLLPANGVYVVKVDVEQDTYLGVANIGNRPTFYDYSSRPGVEVHLLDFTGDLYGKIVSVHFTRRLRDEKKFSSSDELIVQIRQDIQRARENS from the coding sequence ATGGAGATTTATCAATCGTGGCAGGGCTTTAAGGGAAAACAAGCAAGTATTGCCGTGGGTTTAGGCAATTTTGACGGAGTTCATCTCGGTCATCAGAAACTGCTCGGCGCCCTGGTGAATACTGCCCTGCGGCTGGAAGAAAAATCGGCTGTCTTTACTTTTCATCCTCACCCGGAAATGGTGTTAAATTCCAAAAATGCTCCGCCGCTGCTCCTCACTCAGGAGGTAAAAGAAAAATTGATTTCGAAGATGGGTGTTGATCTTCTCTTCAGGATACCCTTCACACTGGAATTTTCACGGATGGAGCCGGAGGTTTTTATTGAGAAGGTACTTTATGAGGGTTTAAATGTTCGGGATGTATTTATAGGATATAATTATACTTTTGGTTATAAAGGACGCGGAACGGCTGCTCTTTTAGAAGAATACAGCGGCAGGTGTGATTACAGGCTCCATGTTTTACCGCCTGTAATCGTAGACAATCAGGCAGTCAGCAGCACATTAATCAGGAATCTTTTAAAAGAAGGAGAAGTTGCGGAAGCGGCAAGATTCCTGGGTTACCCGCCCTTTTTTGAAGGGGTGGTCGTTGTTGGCGACAGGCGAGGCGCCGCTCTTGGCATATCTACAATTAACCTTGAATACAGTATGGATTTTCTTCTTCCAGCCAATGGTGTTTATGTTGTGAAAGTAGATGTTGAACAGGATACTTATCTGGGGGTTGCCAACATAGGCAACCGCCCGACCTTTTATGATTACAGCTCAAGACCGGGAGTAGAGGTTCACCTTCTGGATTTTACCGGAGACCTTTACGGGAAAATTGTCAGCGTTCATTTTACAAGACGGCTCCGTGATGAAAAGAAATTTTCTTCTTCAGACGAGTTAATTGTTCAGATCAGGCAGGATATTCAAAGAGCGCGTGAAAATTCCTGA
- a CDS encoding 30S ribosomal protein S15 has translation MAFTAEEKQSVIGDFRLHENDTGSPEVQIAILSRRINNLTEHLKIHKKDFHSRRGLLKMVGQRRALLNYLKDSDFDRYRTVIERLGLRR, from the coding sequence ATGGCCTTTACGGCAGAAGAAAAGCAGTCGGTTATCGGTGATTTCAGGTTGCACGAAAACGATACTGGTTCTCCTGAAGTTCAAATCGCGATACTGTCAAGGAGAATTAACAATCTAACCGAGCATTTAAAAATCCACAAGAAGGATTTCCATTCCCGAAGGGGATTATTAAAAATGGTCGGTCAGCGCCGTGCGCTTTTAAATTACCTGAAAGACTCCGATTTTGACCGTTACCGAACAGTAATTGAAAGGTTAGGTTTGAGGAGATAG
- a CDS encoding polyribonucleotide nucleotidyltransferase: MAEQACLVKELDIGSGKIRLETGKVAKQAGGAVLVRCGDTVVLVTATMAETIREGIDFFPLTVDYEERLYAVGKIPGGFIKREGRPSEKATLSARLIDRTIRPLFPKGLHNEVQIVATVLSVDQDNPHEIAAMIGTSAALHISGIPFPNPIGGLIVGLVDNRYVINPTLEEKQKSRMQLTIAGTRDAIMMVEAGAQEVLEAELLAGINTGHEKIKEIVDFIESFREEALALGLAYPKVELSLPESNTEMEATVFEMATGKIGEAVNRCINEKLSKKDRESYLSEVKAELFENLASTFSEQESFIKNIIEDVEKKIVRSFILNQGIRIDGRTPGEIRPITIEAGILPRAHGSALFTRGQTQVLSVTTLGPISDEQILDGLGIEESKRFMHHYNFPPYSTGEVRFMRSPGRREIGHGALAERSLAPVIPVEENFPYAIRIVSEVLESNGSSSMGSVCASCMSLMDAGVPIKAPVAGVAMGLIKEDDRIVVLTDIQGLEDHLGDMDFKVAGTENGVTSLQMDIKITGVTGEILEQALKQAREGRIFILGKMTAVLPAPREELSPYAPRILHIVIDPEKIRDVIGPGGKIIKKIIEETKAEIDIEDDGRVFIAAVDPVGGQKALEIIENLTREVLAGGIYTGKVTRVTDFGCFVEIIPGVLGMPGKEGLVHISQLAGHRVNKVEDVVKEGEAVVVKVIGYDNQGRLKLSRKDALPAESRRSSGSLPKRTGRPKEAQRQ; this comes from the coding sequence ATGGCTGAACAGGCATGTTTGGTAAAAGAGTTGGATATAGGAAGCGGCAAGATACGGCTGGAAACGGGAAAAGTTGCCAAGCAAGCCGGCGGCGCCGTACTTGTAAGGTGCGGAGATACAGTTGTTCTGGTAACGGCCACAATGGCTGAGACAATCAGGGAGGGAATAGATTTCTTTCCGCTTACAGTTGATTATGAGGAAAGGCTGTACGCTGTCGGCAAAATCCCCGGGGGCTTTATAAAAAGAGAAGGCAGGCCCAGTGAAAAAGCAACCCTTTCGGCACGTTTAATCGACCGGACGATCAGGCCGCTTTTTCCCAAAGGCCTGCACAATGAAGTACAGATCGTTGCTACCGTACTATCGGTAGACCAGGATAATCCTCATGAAATCGCAGCTATGATCGGCACATCGGCCGCTTTACATATAAGCGGCATACCTTTCCCCAATCCTATAGGCGGGCTGATCGTAGGGCTTGTCGACAATCGTTACGTTATTAATCCAACCCTGGAAGAAAAGCAAAAAAGCAGGATGCAGCTTACTATTGCAGGAACGCGTGATGCGATAATGATGGTTGAAGCCGGCGCTCAAGAGGTCTTGGAAGCCGAATTGCTGGCGGGTATAAATACCGGGCATGAAAAGATAAAGGAGATCGTAGATTTTATAGAGTCTTTCCGTGAGGAAGCCCTTGCTCTCGGATTGGCCTACCCCAAGGTTGAACTGTCTCTTCCCGAAAGCAACACGGAAATGGAAGCCACGGTATTTGAAATGGCTACGGGGAAGATCGGTGAAGCCGTTAACCGGTGCATTAACGAAAAACTAAGTAAAAAAGACAGGGAAAGTTATCTGAGTGAGGTTAAGGCAGAATTGTTTGAGAACCTTGCTTCCACGTTCAGCGAACAGGAATCTTTCATCAAAAATATCATAGAAGATGTAGAGAAGAAGATAGTCAGGAGCTTTATTCTCAACCAGGGGATCCGGATTGACGGACGGACTCCCGGTGAGATCCGCCCAATTACCATAGAAGCGGGAATCTTGCCCAGGGCACACGGCTCTGCTTTATTTACAAGGGGGCAGACTCAGGTGTTGTCGGTAACAACTCTGGGTCCGATTTCCGACGAACAGATCTTAGACGGTCTTGGTATCGAAGAGTCTAAGCGGTTTATGCACCATTACAATTTCCCACCGTACAGCACCGGAGAAGTAAGGTTCATGAGATCCCCCGGGCGCAGGGAAATAGGGCACGGGGCGCTGGCGGAAAGGTCTTTAGCGCCGGTTATCCCAGTAGAAGAAAATTTTCCATATGCAATCAGGATTGTCTCGGAAGTTTTGGAGTCAAACGGATCTTCATCTATGGGCAGCGTTTGCGCCAGCTGCATGAGCCTGATGGATGCGGGAGTTCCGATCAAAGCGCCGGTAGCCGGTGTGGCTATGGGGTTAATCAAGGAAGACGACAGGATTGTGGTGCTTACAGATATTCAAGGGCTTGAGGATCACCTGGGAGATATGGATTTTAAAGTTGCGGGAACGGAAAACGGGGTCACTTCGCTGCAAATGGATATCAAAATAACCGGAGTCACAGGCGAGATTCTTGAACAGGCGCTTAAACAGGCCCGTGAGGGCAGGATTTTTATCCTTGGTAAAATGACAGCGGTTTTGCCGGCTCCCAGAGAAGAATTGTCTCCATATGCGCCAAGGATTCTGCATATCGTGATCGATCCGGAAAAAATCAGGGATGTCATTGGTCCAGGTGGAAAAATAATTAAAAAGATTATTGAAGAAACCAAGGCTGAAATTGACATCGAAGACGATGGAAGGGTTTTTATCGCCGCTGTAGATCCGGTTGGCGGTCAGAAGGCTTTGGAGATTATCGAAAACCTGACCCGGGAAGTCCTTGCGGGCGGCATTTATACGGGGAAGGTGACCAGGGTAACCGACTTTGGCTGTTTTGTTGAAATAATTCCCGGTGTTCTGGGAATGCCGGGGAAAGAAGGGCTGGTTCATATTTCCCAGCTAGCCGGCCACAGGGTTAACAAAGTGGAAGATGTTGTCAAAGAAGGAGAAGCAGTCGTCGTCAAGGTGATTGGTTACGATAACCAGGGGCGCTTAAAATTATCGCGCAAGGACGCTTTACCGGCTGAGTCCAGGCGCAGTTCCGGCAGTCTTCCCAAACGGACGGGGCGGCCCAAGGAAGCTCAAAGACAGTAG
- a CDS encoding peptidase M16 has protein sequence MYRQAILDNGVYVLTEDMPNVRSVVVGIWADVGSRDEPPDAAGISHFIEHLMFKGTQQRTARDIAEALDAVGGQLNAFTTKEYTCYYARVMDEYFDLSLDVLVDMVLGSRFLTEDIDRERNVIAEEIKMYEDTPDELVHDVFTSAIWQEHALGRPIIGEVSIIESLDRSRILSYYQTYYSPANLIVAVAGNIRHQEVVEKVGAVLGSVSGAKLTRQGNMPVSNSKMICRKKDTEQVHLCIGVPGLPMDNENIYAVQLLNTILGGGISSRLFQEVRENRGLVYSIYSYHTSYHDAGLFCIYAGLSKNNVLPVSELVFKEIKAIRENGITEAELQRSKDQVKGNLFLSLENVTTHMSRLAKSKLYLERFVTPEEVADRISKVTRDEVRDVARAILMPESLAIAAVGPWDDCKILQEKAYEILT, from the coding sequence TTGTACCGGCAGGCGATTTTGGATAACGGTGTTTATGTGTTAACCGAGGATATGCCTAACGTGCGCTCTGTTGTTGTTGGGATCTGGGCGGATGTAGGATCCAGGGATGAACCCCCGGATGCGGCGGGAATTTCCCATTTTATAGAGCACCTCATGTTTAAAGGAACGCAGCAAAGGACCGCCAGGGATATTGCGGAAGCCCTTGACGCCGTAGGCGGACAGCTTAACGCCTTTACTACCAAAGAGTATACCTGTTACTACGCCAGGGTCATGGATGAATATTTTGATCTTTCTCTTGACGTGCTGGTTGATATGGTATTAGGTTCGCGTTTTCTCACCGAAGATATCGACAGGGAAAGGAACGTAATTGCAGAGGAAATAAAAATGTATGAAGATACGCCGGATGAGTTGGTACACGATGTTTTTACATCAGCTATCTGGCAGGAACATGCCCTGGGAAGGCCTATTATTGGGGAGGTGTCAATAATTGAAAGCCTGGACCGGTCAAGGATTTTATCCTACTATCAGACCTACTACTCACCTGCAAACCTGATTGTGGCAGTTGCCGGCAATATAAGGCATCAGGAAGTTGTAGAAAAAGTCGGCGCTGTTCTGGGGAGTGTAAGCGGCGCAAAATTAACCAGGCAAGGGAATATGCCTGTCTCGAACAGCAAAATGATCTGCCGGAAGAAGGATACAGAACAGGTTCATTTATGTATTGGCGTTCCGGGTTTACCCATGGATAATGAAAATATTTATGCGGTACAGCTGCTGAATACTATTCTCGGCGGAGGTATAAGCTCGCGCTTATTTCAGGAGGTAAGGGAAAATCGCGGCTTGGTTTACTCTATCTATTCCTACCATACTTCTTACCACGATGCCGGCCTTTTCTGTATTTATGCAGGCTTGAGCAAAAACAACGTTTTACCGGTTTCAGAGCTGGTCTTCAAGGAAATAAAAGCTATTCGCGAAAACGGTATTACCGAGGCGGAACTGCAGAGGTCCAAAGATCAGGTAAAGGGAAATCTATTCTTAAGCCTGGAAAACGTAACAACCCACATGAGCAGGCTGGCCAAATCCAAACTTTATCTTGAAAGATTCGTTACACCCGAAGAAGTTGCCGATAGAATCAGTAAAGTGACCAGGGATGAAGTAAGAGATGTTGCCCGGGCGATCCTGATGCCGGAATCACTTGCCATAGCTGCAGTGGGTCCCTGGGATGACTGCAAGATTCTTCAGGAAAAGGCTTACGAGATATTAACCTGA
- a CDS encoding prolipoprotein diacylglyceryl transferase codes for MLVDLNPVVVHLGPLTIRWYGVLMALSFVIGGWYLYNRALKRGYDEDFILNLIIIVTIASIVGARLVFVLANYPQWLISDPIQILKTYEGGIAWHGGLFGGMVAGWLYLRHKGIQFGQLADLAVPGLCIGYFTIRIANILNQEVLGRMTDFWFGNWPAQPVGSAIGLALLLRYLYVQRKNPPAGYQFWSFIFYHQLLRGLVEETIRDNPLILGGIIVPGWGLGFFTLIQLLTPLIMLIAYLMMRRTEHSK; via the coding sequence TTGCTGGTTGATCTCAATCCGGTTGTTGTTCATTTAGGTCCGCTGACTATACGATGGTATGGAGTACTGATGGCCTTGTCATTTGTAATCGGTGGCTGGTACTTATACAATAGAGCGCTGAAAAGGGGCTATGATGAAGATTTTATCCTTAACTTGATCATTATTGTCACAATTGCCAGCATTGTAGGGGCCCGTTTAGTGTTTGTTCTTGCTAACTACCCGCAATGGTTAATAAGCGACCCCATTCAGATTTTAAAGACCTACGAGGGCGGTATTGCCTGGCATGGCGGATTATTCGGGGGAATGGTGGCTGGATGGCTTTATTTAAGGCACAAAGGCATTCAATTCGGACAGCTTGCAGATTTGGCTGTTCCGGGTCTCTGTATAGGATATTTTACCATTCGGATAGCCAATATTCTTAACCAGGAAGTCCTGGGCAGAATGACAGATTTTTGGTTTGGAAATTGGCCTGCTCAGCCTGTAGGTTCGGCTATAGGCCTAGCCCTTTTACTGCGTTATCTATACGTCCAGCGCAAAAACCCGCCTGCGGGTTATCAATTCTGGTCTTTCATTTTTTATCACCAGTTGCTCAGGGGGCTTGTGGAAGAAACCATTCGCGATAATCCCCTTATCCTTGGCGGAATCATTGTCCCCGGATGGGGACTTGGATTTTTTACGCTGATTCAGCTTCTGACACCGCTGATTATGCTCATTGCCTACTTGATGATGCGCCGTACAGAGCACTCAAAATAA